The Zobellia alginiliquefaciens genome contains a region encoding:
- a CDS encoding phosphotransferase enzyme family protein: MRNEENIVAVFGAFNHQATLKCIQEFSSGHINDTYLIETEQERDFVLQRINGEVFKNIPALVENKVKISKHLLSKLPVMADCEKYRRVLSFVPAVNGSYHHRDVNGQYWNLSYYIPKSISFDTVTEKEVAYEGGKLFGNFINQTSDFDASELVEVIPGFHDMNCRLVQFENAKEKATQERLKKARTCIESIYELKEEMLILQNLKDKGKIAVRVTHNDTKISNALFNQQNKGLCVIDTDTVMPGIVHNDFGDAIRTICNTAEEDEKDLSLVSFNVPYYKAYFKGFLEELRFSLSPLEKEHLPLGAKTIIYIMALRFLTDYLNGDVYYKTNYDDHNLNRSKNQLKLIDSFEEQYDQILEISNDIIKLKEA, from the coding sequence ATGAGAAATGAAGAAAATATAGTAGCTGTTTTTGGGGCATTTAATCATCAGGCTACCCTAAAGTGCATTCAAGAATTTTCAAGCGGACATATCAATGACACGTATTTAATCGAAACAGAACAGGAACGAGATTTTGTTTTACAGCGCATCAACGGAGAGGTGTTCAAAAATATTCCGGCCTTGGTAGAAAACAAAGTCAAAATCAGTAAGCACCTGTTGAGTAAATTACCGGTGATGGCCGATTGTGAAAAGTATAGAAGGGTGTTGTCTTTTGTTCCTGCTGTGAATGGGAGCTACCATCATAGGGATGTTAATGGTCAGTATTGGAATCTCTCTTACTACATACCTAAAAGTATTTCGTTCGATACGGTAACAGAGAAAGAAGTTGCGTATGAAGGCGGTAAACTGTTCGGGAATTTTATCAATCAGACCAGCGATTTTGATGCATCGGAGCTAGTTGAGGTTATACCTGGTTTTCATGATATGAACTGTAGATTGGTGCAATTTGAAAACGCTAAGGAAAAAGCTACTCAAGAGCGTTTGAAGAAAGCTAGAACATGCATTGAAAGCATCTACGAATTGAAGGAGGAGATGTTGATTTTGCAAAACCTAAAGGATAAAGGCAAAATAGCCGTACGTGTTACCCACAATGACACTAAAATTTCCAACGCGCTTTTTAATCAGCAGAATAAAGGACTTTGTGTTATTGATACGGATACTGTAATGCCCGGTATTGTACACAACGATTTTGGCGATGCCATTCGAACCATTTGCAATACCGCTGAGGAAGATGAGAAAGATTTAAGCTTGGTAAGTTTTAATGTGCCCTATTATAAGGCGTATTTTAAAGGTTTTCTTGAAGAACTTCGATTCTCCCTTAGTCCACTTGAGAAAGAACATCTACCGCTTGGGGCTAAAACGATTATTTACATTATGGCACTTCGTTTTCTAACGGATTACCTGAACGGTGACGTGTACTACAAGACAAACTACGACGATCATAACCTGAATCGTTCTAAAAATCAGCTGAAACTCATTGATAGCTTTGAAGAGCAATATGACCAAATTCTTGAAATAAGCAACGATATCATAAAATTGAAAGAAGCATGA
- a CDS encoding NAD-dependent epimerase/dehydratase family protein, translating to MKYVVTGGAGFIGSHIVEHLTSEGHEVVVVDNLRTGFKKNLAQMNVQYSNTDIRDEQKITELIDGASAVFHLAALVSVPESIEKINECNSINTIGTINILEAAKKTGNCKVVLSSSAANYGNNPVSPKVETMVPEPLTPYAITKLDGEYYLDMYRNEFEVPTTSLRYFNVFGPRQNPKSAYAAVVPIFIMNALQNKPLVIYGDGKQTRDFVYVKDVVSANLLAAGQGEGVYNVALGKGTSVLELAQNIIEITNSKSAIEFLDQRPGDIKHSVAKTQKINQIGFTPKFTIEQGLKETIAFYEGQLVQQTNA from the coding sequence ATGAAATATGTAGTAACCGGAGGTGCGGGATTTATAGGAAGCCATATTGTTGAGCATTTAACAAGTGAGGGTCACGAAGTGGTCGTGGTAGACAATCTACGCACCGGATTTAAAAAAAATCTCGCCCAAATGAACGTTCAGTACAGCAATACTGATATTCGCGATGAACAAAAGATAACCGAACTAATTGACGGGGCTTCTGCTGTTTTTCATTTGGCTGCATTAGTGAGTGTGCCCGAGTCAATAGAGAAAATAAACGAGTGCAACTCAATAAATACAATAGGTACCATAAACATTTTAGAAGCTGCCAAGAAAACAGGTAATTGTAAGGTGGTGCTTTCATCGTCGGCAGCTAATTATGGAAACAACCCTGTGTCTCCAAAAGTAGAGACAATGGTGCCGGAGCCTTTGACTCCTTATGCAATTACAAAGTTAGACGGGGAGTATTATCTAGATATGTACCGGAACGAGTTTGAGGTGCCCACTACGTCATTGCGGTATTTTAATGTGTTCGGCCCACGTCAAAACCCAAAGTCTGCCTATGCGGCCGTAGTACCTATTTTTATTATGAATGCATTGCAAAATAAGCCTTTGGTTATTTACGGAGATGGAAAGCAAACCAGAGATTTTGTTTATGTGAAAGATGTCGTGTCCGCAAATCTTTTGGCAGCCGGTCAGGGTGAAGGGGTGTATAATGTGGCCTTGGGAAAAGGGACTTCGGTCTTAGAGTTGGCACAAAATATTATTGAAATTACCAATTCTAAATCAGCTATTGAGTTTCTAGATCAAAGACCTGGGGATATCAAGCATTCTGTGGCCAAAACTCAAAAAATTAATCAAATAGGTTTTACACCAAAGTTTACAATTGAACAAGGTCTCAAAGAAACGATTGCCTTTTATGAAGGACAGTTGGTACAGCAAACAAACGCGTAA
- a CDS encoding sugar MFS transporter, protein MNTTSSPTKKSDSKKISIAIIAGMFFILGFVTWVNGALIPFMKAINELSDQQSYLVASASYISFVVMALPASYILKRIGYCKGMSLGLLIMGLGALVFIPAAGARTYSYFLIGIFIQGAGMTLLQTAVNPYITILGPIESAAKRIAIMGISNKVAGALGSLIFGALLLSGIEATEQRLSVVSDEEKNQLLDQMADSVVLPYIIMAICLFIGAFLIRKAPLPELQVESTQEETTTVTKSSIFQYPHLFLGVITLFVYIGIEVIAGDSIIAYGLAMGFPASQAKYFASFTLLTMVACYGLGIFLVPKYVKQRDALVGSGVLGIVLSICIISTQGLTSILFVAALGMANAMVWPAIWPLALSDLGKHTKTGAALLVMGISGGAIIPPLYGKIVDVNKAELINQGVSASEAVGSAATSGYIILIPCYFIILFFAIWGYKFKSWSRKKY, encoded by the coding sequence ATGAATACAACCTCTTCGCCCACAAAAAAATCAGATTCTAAAAAAATCTCCATCGCTATTATTGCGGGTATGTTCTTTATTTTGGGTTTTGTTACATGGGTGAACGGAGCGCTTATTCCTTTCATGAAGGCTATTAACGAGTTAAGTGATCAACAATCCTATCTTGTGGCATCTGCTTCGTACATATCTTTTGTGGTCATGGCACTTCCGGCGTCATATATACTTAAGAGAATAGGGTACTGTAAAGGTATGTCGCTTGGTCTTTTGATCATGGGCTTGGGAGCTCTGGTTTTTATACCTGCAGCAGGAGCACGTACCTATAGCTATTTCTTGATAGGAATCTTCATACAAGGCGCAGGAATGACATTGCTGCAAACCGCGGTAAATCCGTATATAACCATATTGGGGCCGATTGAAAGTGCAGCTAAACGTATTGCAATAATGGGTATTTCCAATAAAGTTGCCGGTGCTCTTGGGTCACTGATTTTCGGAGCACTTTTACTATCGGGTATCGAAGCGACAGAGCAAAGATTGAGTGTCGTTAGCGATGAAGAAAAAAACCAGCTGTTGGATCAAATGGCAGATAGTGTGGTTTTGCCCTATATTATTATGGCAATATGCCTGTTTATAGGTGCATTTTTAATACGGAAAGCTCCTCTTCCTGAGCTTCAAGTTGAAAGTACGCAAGAAGAAACAACAACAGTAACAAAAAGTTCAATATTTCAATATCCTCATTTATTCTTGGGAGTCATTACTCTGTTCGTCTACATAGGAATAGAGGTAATAGCCGGAGATAGTATTATAGCGTATGGCTTGGCTATGGGTTTTCCTGCAAGCCAGGCAAAATATTTTGCTTCGTTTACCCTGTTGACAATGGTGGCGTGTTATGGTTTGGGAATTTTCTTGGTGCCCAAATATGTTAAGCAACGAGACGCATTGGTTGGCAGTGGGGTTTTAGGTATTGTCCTGAGCATTTGTATCATCTCTACCCAGGGATTAACTTCTATATTGTTTGTAGCTGCTCTTGGAATGGCAAATGCAATGGTGTGGCCAGCAATTTGGCCGCTTGCTTTGAGTGATTTGGGCAAGCACACCAAGACCGGGGCGGCCCTGTTGGTCATGGGTATTTCAGGTGGGGCTATCATTCCGCCTCTCTATGGGAAAATTGTGGATGTGAACAAGGCGGAATTAATAAATCAAGGAGTATCAGCTTCGGAAGCAGTTGGAAGTGCGGCAACATCGGGCTATATAATTTTGATTCCCTGTTACTTCATCATTTTGTTTTTTGCTATTTGGGGTTATAAGTTTAAAAGTTGGTCGAGAAAAAAATATTAA
- the nagB gene encoding glucosamine-6-phosphate deaminase produces the protein MLTSVIDNATELEKRFEKINTHVFNNSLDASKEVAAAVASLIREKQAQQKMCVLGLATGSSPKSLYAELVRLHKEENLSFKNVISFNLDEYYPMKAESIHSYVRFMNEQLFDHVDINAENVHIPDGTLSKQEIAEYCNSYESKIEELGGIDLQILGIGGNGHIGFNESGSLQNSKTRLVALDHSTRIAASKDFKGLKNTPRTAITLGVSKIMEAKRVILLAWGEAKSAIVRKAVEEEFTNQVPASFLQEHNAVDFVVDKEAASQLTRLKKPWLVEEVEWTNKLISKAVLGLALELKKPILMLTDADYIENGMSDLLAEKGPAYDINIRIFNKLQNTITGWPGGKPNADDSKRPERSEPAKKRVLIFSPHPDDDIISMGGTFKRLREQGHEVHVAYQTSGNIAVADDEAIRFAKFITDFNEAFNISSDGAKEIYDKSRQFIKNKEVGGIDIPELRKIKGIIRRGEARATSHFVGLPDAQIHFMNLPFYETGAIEKNPLGEDDIALTIDLIEKIKPHQIYAAGDLADPHGTHKVCLDAVFAALKSIKHKDFMQDCWLWLYRGAWQEWGIDEIDMAVPMSPDQVIEKRLGIFKHQSQKDGVVFQGSDSREFWQRAEDRNRETATLYDQLGLAHYAAMEAFVRWEY, from the coding sequence ATGTTGACAAGTGTAATTGATAACGCAACAGAGCTTGAAAAACGGTTCGAGAAAATTAATACCCATGTATTTAACAATTCGTTGGATGCATCAAAGGAAGTAGCTGCAGCGGTCGCTTCTTTAATTAGGGAAAAACAGGCACAACAGAAAATGTGTGTTTTAGGTTTGGCAACGGGCTCTTCTCCAAAAAGCCTGTATGCAGAGCTTGTACGATTGCACAAAGAAGAGAACTTGAGCTTCAAGAATGTGATTTCCTTCAATCTTGACGAGTACTACCCTATGAAGGCCGAATCTATACATAGTTATGTTCGTTTTATGAATGAACAATTGTTCGACCATGTAGATATTAATGCAGAAAATGTCCACATTCCCGATGGAACTCTTTCAAAACAAGAGATTGCGGAATATTGTAATTCCTACGAATCAAAAATAGAAGAATTGGGAGGCATTGACCTTCAGATTTTAGGTATAGGAGGTAATGGACACATCGGTTTTAATGAGTCCGGTTCATTACAAAACTCTAAAACACGTTTAGTTGCTTTAGACCATAGTACACGTATTGCTGCGAGTAAGGATTTTAAAGGCCTGAAAAATACGCCACGTACCGCTATCACTCTTGGGGTCAGCAAAATTATGGAGGCCAAGCGTGTCATTCTATTGGCATGGGGCGAAGCTAAATCGGCAATCGTTAGAAAGGCAGTAGAAGAAGAATTTACCAATCAGGTACCGGCTTCCTTCTTACAAGAACACAACGCTGTTGATTTTGTGGTGGATAAAGAAGCTGCATCTCAACTTACCCGCTTAAAAAAGCCATGGTTGGTAGAGGAAGTAGAATGGACCAACAAGTTAATCAGCAAAGCTGTTTTGGGGTTGGCGTTAGAATTGAAAAAACCCATTCTAATGCTTACCGATGCGGATTATATAGAGAACGGAATGAGCGACTTATTGGCAGAAAAAGGTCCGGCTTATGACATCAATATTCGTATTTTCAACAAACTTCAAAATACAATTACGGGTTGGCCGGGAGGTAAACCCAATGCAGATGACAGCAAACGACCTGAGCGTTCTGAGCCAGCTAAAAAGCGCGTCTTGATATTTAGCCCACATCCGGATGACGATATTATTAGTATGGGAGGTACTTTCAAGCGATTGCGAGAACAGGGCCATGAGGTACACGTCGCATATCAGACGTCCGGTAATATTGCCGTTGCTGACGATGAAGCTATTCGGTTTGCAAAATTTATAACTGATTTCAACGAGGCTTTTAATATATCTAGTGATGGTGCAAAGGAAATTTATGACAAGAGCAGGCAGTTTATAAAAAACAAGGAAGTTGGTGGGATAGACATTCCTGAACTAAGAAAAATTAAAGGTATTATAAGAAGAGGAGAGGCTCGGGCTACGAGTCATTTTGTAGGCTTGCCAGATGCTCAGATTCACTTTATGAACCTTCCGTTCTATGAGACCGGGGCTATTGAAAAGAATCCATTAGGTGAAGATGATATTGCTTTGACCATAGATTTAATAGAAAAAATAAAACCACATCAAATTTATGCCGCTGGAGACCTTGCTGATCCACATGGCACCCATAAGGTGTGTCTTGATGCTGTTTTTGCGGCGCTAAAATCAATAAAGCATAAAGACTTTATGCAAGATTGTTGGTTGTGGTTGTATAGAGGTGCTTGGCAAGAATGGGGTATTGATGAAATTGATATGGCAGTGCCTATGAGCCCTGATCAGGTCATCGAAAAGCGATTGGGTATTTTTAAACATCAATCACAAAAAGATGGGGTTGTTTTTCAAGGATCTGATAGCCGTGAATTCTGGCAAAGGGCAGAAGACCGAAATAGAGAAACCGCCACTCTGTACGATCAGCTGGGGTTGGCACATTATGCGGCAATGGAGGCATTTGTACGTTGGGAATATTAA
- the glmM gene encoding phosphoglucosamine mutase: protein MTLIKSISGIRGTIGGIPGDNLTPIDTVKFAAAYGTWLKKQSNGEVVQVVIGRDARVSGSLISGLVADTLMALGIDIVDLGLSTTPTVEVMVVTQKAQGGIVVTASHNPGHWNALKLLDYKGEFLNAEQGEAIIELARNDDFSFVEVDDLGKTTSKHNAIEEHVEQVLALDVVAIEAIKRKKYKVVLDAVNSTGGIAIPALLEKLGVECVELYCDPSGNFPHNPEPLEEHLTEISSLVAKEKADFGIVVDPDVDRLALVNQDGTMFGEEYTLVACADYVLGKKSGNTVSNLSSTRALKDIALKHGGQHFSSAVGEVNVVKKMKSVNAVIGGEGNGGVIYPEAHYGRDALVGVALFLSLLAESNMSCKELRASYPSYFIAKEKIELPPDSDIDAVFVQIQKVYANEKLDLIDGTKINFKNGEWVHMRKSNTEPIIRIYAESTSIKKASDLAQLMIETIIDLI from the coding sequence ATGACATTAATAAAATCTATATCGGGAATAAGGGGTACGATCGGAGGAATTCCTGGAGACAACCTAACACCTATAGATACAGTGAAATTCGCTGCCGCTTATGGTACGTGGTTAAAAAAACAATCGAACGGTGAAGTTGTCCAAGTTGTGATAGGCCGAGATGCCCGAGTATCCGGTTCTTTGATCAGCGGTCTAGTTGCTGATACACTTATGGCTCTAGGTATTGATATAGTCGATTTAGGGTTGTCCACTACCCCAACCGTTGAAGTAATGGTAGTGACCCAAAAGGCGCAAGGAGGCATTGTGGTAACGGCAAGCCATAATCCTGGACATTGGAATGCTTTAAAATTATTGGATTATAAAGGTGAGTTTCTAAACGCGGAACAAGGTGAAGCAATTATTGAGCTTGCGCGCAACGATGATTTTAGTTTTGTTGAGGTTGATGACCTAGGAAAAACCACTTCCAAGCACAACGCCATAGAAGAGCATGTAGAACAGGTATTAGCTCTTGATGTAGTTGCGATAGAAGCTATTAAGCGGAAAAAATATAAGGTGGTTTTAGATGCGGTAAACTCTACCGGGGGTATAGCCATACCCGCTTTGTTAGAAAAGCTAGGTGTTGAATGTGTAGAATTATATTGTGATCCATCAGGAAATTTTCCTCATAACCCTGAACCGCTAGAAGAACATTTAACAGAAATATCTTCTTTGGTAGCCAAAGAAAAGGCGGATTTTGGTATCGTGGTAGATCCAGATGTAGATCGCTTGGCATTGGTAAATCAAGACGGCACCATGTTTGGTGAAGAGTATACTTTAGTGGCTTGCGCAGATTATGTTTTGGGAAAAAAATCAGGAAATACTGTTTCTAATTTATCTTCTACAAGAGCATTAAAAGATATTGCCTTAAAGCATGGTGGACAGCATTTTTCAAGCGCTGTAGGAGAGGTTAATGTGGTAAAGAAAATGAAGTCGGTGAATGCTGTTATTGGCGGTGAAGGTAATGGTGGAGTGATTTATCCTGAAGCGCACTACGGTCGGGACGCGCTGGTAGGGGTTGCGCTATTCTTATCCTTATTGGCAGAGTCCAATATGTCATGTAAAGAATTGCGGGCATCATATCCTTCTTATTTTATAGCGAAAGAAAAAATAGAGCTTCCGCCGGATTCAGATATTGATGCTGTTTTTGTTCAGATTCAAAAGGTATACGCAAATGAAAAGCTCGATTTGATCGATGGAACAAAAATAAATTTCAAAAATGGAGAATGGGTGCACATGCGCAAATCGAATACCGAACCCATTATCCGAATTTATGCCGAAAGTACATCAATTAAAAAAGCATCAGATTTGGCGCAATTAATGATTGAAACTATAATAGACTTAATTTAA
- a CDS encoding FAD-dependent oxidoreductase, whose protein sequence is MNKRRGFLKKLGVSSGAMALGGPITTLFANSNTGFPLDGEEEIKTLEFLTKTKAYEKVQYNVDVCIVGGGMSGICAAIAAARNGSKVLLMQDRSRLGGNASSEIRMHISGASQLKQVWRETGILEELVLTEAVTNPQRSYEMWDFVLYDKIVSEPNITLLLDTSFYDVEVSNGKIKKVWGLCSPTEEISEITATYFSDCTGDGSLAAKAGANYMRGREAKSTFNESLAVDVADQKTMGNSLLFMAQPHEKAMPYTPPVWARKYTTKDFVHRNIGSYEYGYWWLELGGSIDIVRDGQQNRHDLLATLFGVWDYIKNSGNHPESENWALSWVGMIPGKRESRRIEGPYIMKQQDVQAATLFEDRVAYGGWPLDDHPPGGMDTTGDVPYVSIPLKEPYSIPFRSLYSNSISNLLFAGRNISVSHVALSSTRVMATCALLGQAIGTAMAYCLNKKITPQNLTASTDEIKRLQQLLLKQDQGILGVKNEDEDDLARAAKVKSSSQTKNGKDTNILDGINRDIADGKVHQWQASMKEGEQWISLNWKKPVTVNTVQLTFDTGLDRFLRMSPQDWVYNDQVRGPQPETIADYSIEIETASGNKKVVAEVNDNYLRLAKHTFGQETIKSMRIRVSRTNGDDLARLFEVRCYLEEMA, encoded by the coding sequence ATGAATAAAAGGAGAGGGTTTTTAAAAAAATTAGGTGTAAGTTCCGGAGCAATGGCCCTGGGCGGCCCTATTACTACACTTTTTGCCAACAGCAACACAGGCTTCCCGCTTGATGGTGAGGAAGAGATCAAAACGTTAGAATTTCTAACGAAGACAAAAGCCTACGAGAAGGTGCAGTATAATGTTGATGTATGCATAGTGGGCGGTGGTATGTCCGGTATTTGTGCGGCAATAGCTGCTGCCCGTAACGGCAGCAAAGTTCTTTTAATGCAAGACCGTTCACGATTAGGTGGTAACGCCAGTAGTGAGATTCGTATGCACATATCAGGCGCAAGCCAGCTGAAACAGGTTTGGCGCGAGACTGGAATATTAGAGGAATTGGTGCTTACCGAAGCCGTAACAAATCCGCAACGTTCATATGAAATGTGGGATTTTGTACTCTATGACAAGATTGTCTCAGAACCGAATATTACCCTTTTATTGGACACCTCTTTCTATGATGTAGAAGTATCTAATGGAAAAATTAAAAAGGTATGGGGATTGTGTTCCCCTACCGAAGAAATTTCGGAGATAACAGCCACCTATTTTTCCGATTGTACGGGTGATGGTTCCTTAGCGGCCAAGGCAGGGGCGAATTATATGCGTGGGCGCGAAGCGAAATCTACCTTTAATGAATCTTTGGCAGTAGATGTGGCCGATCAAAAAACTATGGGAAACAGCCTCTTGTTCATGGCGCAGCCGCATGAGAAAGCAATGCCATATACACCGCCGGTATGGGCTAGAAAATATACCACAAAAGACTTTGTTCATCGTAATATTGGGTCTTATGAGTATGGATATTGGTGGTTAGAACTTGGTGGTTCTATTGATATTGTAAGGGATGGACAACAGAACCGGCATGATTTATTGGCTACACTCTTTGGTGTTTGGGATTATATCAAAAACTCTGGCAACCACCCCGAATCTGAAAATTGGGCATTGTCTTGGGTAGGCATGATTCCTGGAAAACGGGAGAGTCGTCGTATTGAAGGTCCTTATATAATGAAGCAACAAGATGTACAAGCGGCAACCCTCTTTGAAGATAGAGTAGCTTATGGAGGATGGCCTCTAGATGACCATCCACCTGGGGGTATGGACACTACCGGAGATGTGCCGTATGTTTCTATTCCTTTAAAAGAACCGTATTCTATTCCGTTCCGCTCTTTGTATAGTAATAGTATTTCTAATTTGCTTTTTGCGGGACGAAATATAAGCGTTTCACATGTAGCGCTTTCATCTACGCGTGTTATGGCTACCTGTGCTCTTTTGGGGCAGGCCATAGGTACTGCAATGGCGTATTGTTTAAATAAGAAAATAACCCCACAAAATTTGACTGCAAGTACTGATGAGATAAAGCGTCTGCAGCAACTTCTTTTAAAACAAGACCAAGGTATTTTAGGGGTTAAAAATGAAGATGAGGATGATTTGGCCAGAGCTGCAAAGGTGAAAAGCTCATCGCAAACAAAAAATGGTAAGGACACGAACATTCTAGATGGTATAAACCGTGATATTGCCGATGGGAAGGTACACCAGTGGCAAGCTTCAATGAAAGAAGGCGAGCAATGGATTTCCTTAAATTGGAAAAAACCGGTAACCGTCAATACCGTGCAACTCACTTTTGACACTGGTTTAGACAGATTTTTACGCATGTCTCCTCAAGATTGGGTCTATAACGATCAAGTACGCGGCCCACAACCCGAAACGATTGCGGATTACAGCATTGAAATAGAAACTGCAAGCGGTAACAAGAAAGTGGTAGCGGAAGTCAATGATAATTACTTGAGATTGGCCAAGCATACTTTTGGGCAGGAAACGATCAAGTCAATGCGTATTCGTGTAAGTAGAACTAACGGAGATGATTTGGCTAGACTATTTGAGGTGCGGTGCTATCTTGAAGAAATGGCATAG
- a CDS encoding Gfo/Idh/MocA family protein, with protein MENKRRKFMKMSSVGALGLVGGNVFSAPSIESISSNSKLFGTSEASFNMSGYSAPKLNEVRIGFIGLGMRGPGAVKRMSLIEGVSIKALCDLREESVMKSKELLKGTDHDPDLYYGSAYAWKEMVDRDDIDLIYIATPWDWHTPMAVYAMESDKHVAVEVPAAKTIDEAWELVETSERTKKHCMMLENCCYDFFELLTLNMARQNYFGEIIHGEGAYIHNLLDLNFDKNEGYESMWRLEENAARNGNLYPTHGLGPICQIMNINRGDRMDYLNSLSSADFDMQNRAKQYAKDDAFFSEYANRTFRGNMNTTLIKTSLGRSIMVQHDVSSPRPYSRIHMISGTKAFAQKWPTPGKIAVNDEWLKDAEMKSVEKKYTPELIKKVGKLAKKIGGHGGMDFIMDWRLIDCLRNGLPLDQDVYDAALWSAIGPLSEQSIANRSNAIDVPDFTRGNWKSNEPVDIGLKGAGNTSVNM; from the coding sequence ATGGAAAATAAAAGAAGAAAATTCATGAAGATGTCCTCTGTAGGCGCTTTGGGTTTAGTTGGGGGCAACGTATTTTCGGCACCGTCCATTGAGAGTATATCATCTAATTCAAAATTGTTCGGTACGTCAGAGGCCTCTTTTAATATGTCGGGTTATAGCGCCCCAAAACTTAATGAGGTACGTATTGGTTTTATAGGTTTGGGAATGCGCGGCCCAGGAGCGGTTAAACGCATGAGTCTTATTGAAGGAGTTTCGATTAAAGCTTTATGCGACCTTAGAGAAGAAAGTGTTATGAAATCTAAGGAGCTACTTAAGGGAACCGATCATGACCCCGATTTATATTATGGTAGCGCTTATGCCTGGAAAGAAATGGTGGATCGTGACGATATAGATTTAATATATATTGCTACGCCTTGGGATTGGCATACTCCTATGGCCGTTTATGCAATGGAATCCGATAAGCATGTGGCAGTTGAAGTGCCAGCTGCAAAAACGATAGATGAAGCCTGGGAATTGGTGGAGACTTCTGAGCGTACCAAGAAGCATTGTATGATGCTGGAAAATTGCTGTTATGACTTTTTTGAATTGCTTACTCTAAATATGGCCCGTCAAAATTACTTTGGCGAAATAATTCATGGTGAAGGGGCTTATATTCACAATCTTTTAGACCTTAACTTTGATAAAAATGAGGGCTATGAGAGCATGTGGAGACTGGAGGAGAATGCCGCTCGTAACGGGAATTTATACCCTACCCATGGTTTGGGCCCGATATGTCAGATAATGAACATCAACAGAGGTGATCGAATGGATTATCTGAACTCTTTGTCATCTGCAGATTTTGATATGCAGAACAGAGCGAAACAATATGCTAAGGATGATGCGTTTTTTTCAGAGTACGCGAACAGAACTTTTAGAGGCAATATGAATACTACGCTTATAAAAACTAGTTTGGGAAGAAGTATTATGGTACAGCATGACGTTAGTTCACCTAGACCGTATTCACGTATTCACATGATAAGTGGTACGAAAGCTTTTGCCCAAAAGTGGCCTACACCTGGAAAAATTGCAGTAAACGATGAATGGCTGAAGGATGCTGAAATGAAAAGTGTTGAAAAGAAGTACACACCAGAGCTTATAAAGAAAGTTGGTAAACTTGCCAAGAAAATTGGTGGACATGGTGGAATGGACTTTATTATGGATTGGCGCTTGATCGATTGCCTGCGAAACGGACTTCCACTTGATCAAGATGTATACGATGCAGCGTTGTGGAGTGCAATAGGACCCTTAAGCGAACAGTCTATAGCGAATAGATCTAACGCCATTGATGTACCCGATTTTACAAGAGGGAACTGGAAATCGAATGAACCGGTAGATATCGGTTTAAAGGGAGCAGGAAATACTTCTGTGAATATGTAA